The following are from one region of the Aquirufa lenticrescens genome:
- a CDS encoding DUF7133 domain-containing protein, whose translation MKKLALLSLAGMLTLAVLASFHSTSSRITTVDTLKIPDGVDPNDENWKGIDLSPKAPVQPLTIDEQLKKFLLPAGYQMQPVLAEPQIQQPAEIVFDGNGRMYVLELRSYMLDADSKNELEPTSRISRWEDKNNDGIYETGTAFVDGLIFPRFVLPYGKNSILTMESDQDNIYKYTDTNGDGKADKKEFFTNKYGRSGNVEHQQAFLFYGMDNWLYSTYNAFRIRETPSGIIREKTGANRAQWGITQDDDGKLYFQGGASGVPSHFQFPIQYGNFEVPNELAPGFVVPYGAAVKVSDMQGGMDEIRQPDGSLNRVTGSAGNDIFRGDRLPSSLRGQLFYGEPVARIVRQINPVKKEGLTTLHNVFQDQKSEFIRSTDPLFRPIDMATAPDGTMYIVDMYHGIIQEGQWTPKGSYLRMKIEQYKLDKVVGLGRIWRVSHEGFKRDTKQPRMYDDKSATLVTYLNHPNGWWQDMAQQVLVQRNDKSVVPALTAMALKGTNVNGRIHAIWTLEGLGALKVSTVTKLASDANPRIRIQALKASETLYKAGEKGLADLYTKALKDTDNEVVMQAIFTQKFLMVPNHESSIKTTLVSNKSAGVKLIGEQIITPPKSRNNGPFNAPELSKEQKGILERGELVFAELCSQCHGNDGMGKPMGNGKLLAPALAGSYRIQQHPEYAVRVLLHGLEGSIEGKTYAGGLMQSMKEQSDQWISDVVSYIRNGLSNDASFVSPAQVAAIRANTSKQAGMYKFESLMKQVPVEFVPDQSWKFYASHTASTRVGGNASPKSAFNYEGWSTGKTQEKDMVFQVEFPAEFTFSEFHFTSNSGFKKGQRPKAGEAPEYTHTYPRNITVEASTNGSDWKVVQANVRGKQGDNIITLPATRAKFMRLKLAEGVTASSDDVTPWSMRSMKIFGLR comes from the coding sequence ATGAAAAAATTAGCCCTTTTATCTTTGGCAGGGATGCTGACGCTTGCTGTTTTGGCCTCCTTTCATTCTACCTCTTCTCGTATTACTACAGTAGATACGTTGAAAATTCCGGATGGGGTAGATCCGAATGATGAGAACTGGAAAGGGATTGATTTATCGCCCAAGGCGCCGGTGCAACCCTTGACCATCGATGAGCAGTTGAAGAAGTTTTTACTTCCTGCCGGCTATCAAATGCAGCCTGTTTTAGCGGAGCCACAGATTCAGCAGCCTGCGGAAATTGTGTTTGATGGGAATGGGCGGATGTATGTTTTGGAGTTAAGGTCGTACATGTTAGATGCAGATTCCAAAAACGAATTAGAACCCACCAGCCGTATTTCTCGCTGGGAAGACAAAAATAATGACGGGATTTACGAGACGGGAACAGCCTTCGTGGATGGCTTAATCTTCCCGCGTTTCGTCTTGCCTTATGGCAAAAACAGTATTTTGACGATGGAGTCCGATCAAGATAATATCTATAAATACACCGACACGAACGGCGACGGTAAGGCCGATAAAAAGGAGTTTTTCACAAACAAATACGGACGTTCTGGTAACGTCGAGCACCAGCAAGCCTTCTTATTTTACGGGATGGACAATTGGCTTTACTCTACCTATAATGCTTTCCGTATCCGAGAAACGCCTAGCGGAATAATCCGCGAAAAAACGGGCGCAAACCGTGCCCAATGGGGAATCACCCAAGACGATGATGGAAAATTATACTTTCAAGGCGGCGCTTCTGGCGTTCCATCTCACTTCCAATTCCCGATTCAATACGGAAATTTCGAAGTTCCTAATGAACTAGCTCCCGGTTTTGTGGTCCCTTATGGCGCGGCGGTTAAAGTGTCGGATATGCAAGGTGGAATGGATGAAATTCGCCAGCCAGATGGATCGCTAAATCGCGTAACCGGATCTGCCGGAAATGATATTTTCCGTGGCGATCGCCTTCCTTCTTCCTTACGCGGTCAGCTTTTTTATGGTGAGCCGGTGGCTCGTATTGTCCGCCAAATTAACCCCGTGAAAAAAGAGGGTTTGACAACATTGCACAATGTGTTTCAGGATCAAAAATCAGAATTTATTCGCTCCACCGATCCTTTGTTCCGCCCTATCGATATGGCCACTGCTCCAGATGGAACGATGTATATCGTAGATATGTACCACGGGATTATTCAGGAGGGACAATGGACGCCTAAGGGATCTTACTTGAGGATGAAAATTGAGCAATATAAATTAGATAAAGTGGTGGGCTTGGGACGTATTTGGCGCGTTAGTCATGAGGGCTTCAAGCGCGACACGAAACAACCGCGAATGTACGATGATAAATCCGCTACTTTGGTGACCTATTTAAATCACCCGAATGGCTGGTGGCAAGATATGGCGCAGCAAGTGTTAGTACAACGCAATGATAAATCGGTGGTGCCAGCTTTGACGGCAATGGCCTTAAAGGGGACGAATGTAAATGGTCGAATTCACGCGATTTGGACTTTAGAAGGCTTAGGAGCATTAAAAGTTTCCACGGTTACTAAGCTTGCGAGTGATGCAAATCCGCGCATTAGAATCCAAGCATTAAAGGCTTCAGAAACCTTGTACAAAGCAGGCGAAAAAGGGCTAGCAGATTTATACACTAAAGCCTTGAAAGACACGGATAATGAAGTGGTGATGCAGGCGATATTTACGCAGAAATTTTTGATGGTTCCTAATCACGAATCTTCCATCAAAACGACTTTAGTTTCCAATAAATCAGCTGGTGTGAAGTTGATAGGCGAGCAAATTATTACGCCACCTAAATCACGTAATAATGGACCGTTTAATGCACCAGAATTAAGCAAAGAGCAAAAAGGAATTCTAGAGCGTGGCGAATTAGTATTCGCAGAATTATGTTCACAGTGCCATGGCAATGATGGAATGGGTAAGCCGATGGGAAATGGGAAGTTATTGGCGCCGGCTTTGGCTGGATCTTACCGCATTCAACAACACCCGGAATATGCCGTTCGCGTTCTATTGCACGGCTTAGAGGGTTCTATCGAAGGGAAAACCTATGCGGGGGGATTGATGCAATCCATGAAAGAGCAGTCTGATCAGTGGATTTCAGACGTGGTTTCGTATATCCGAAATGGCTTGTCGAACGATGCGTCCTTTGTGAGTCCTGCGCAGGTGGCGGCTATTCGGGCGAACACAAGCAAGCAGGCGGGGATGTATAAATTCGAGTCGTTAATGAAGCAGGTTCCAGTGGAATTTGTTCCGGACCAAAGCTGGAAATTCTATGCCTCCCACACCGCATCGACTCGGGTAGGGGGGAATGCCTCGCCTAAAAGTGCCTTCAATTACGAGGGCTGGTCGACAGGAAAAACGCAGGAGAAAGACATGGTTTTCCAAGTGGAATTCCCCGCTGAATTTACCTTCTCAGAATTCCACTTTACCTCTAATTCTGGATTTAAAAAAGGCCAACGACCGAAAGCAGGAGAAGCTCCTGAATACACGCACACCTATCCGCGGAATATAACCGTGGAGGCTTCGACGAATGGATCAGATTGGAAGGTGGTTCAAGCGAACGTGAGAGGAAAGCAGGGCGACAACATCATCACGTTGCCAGCCACGCGTGCAAAGTTTATGCGCTTAAAATTAGCCGAAGGAGTCACGGCATCATCGGATGATGTAACTCCTTGGTCGATGCGATCGATGAAGATTTTTGGATTGAGGTAA
- a CDS encoding carboxylesterase/lipase family protein, with product MKSNRRNFIQSLGLGAATLSLGSSPLNSPSAASSNDDQLLFVGDNIAVANTEYGKIRGFLLRGINQFLGIPYGADTSGKNRFMPPVKPEPWKDIKPTVWWGNTAPQIMEKRYANAYASFVDHWNYDDVSEDCLKLNVWTPAIDSGKRPVVVWLHGGGFTNGNAIEQDGYHGENLSRLGNIVFCSINHRLGPFGYSHLKAAGGHPHSGNVGNLDMVAALEWVKNNIANFGGDPNNVTIIGQSGGGAKVTSLLNMPAAKGLFHKAVALSGTSLTGVNKDYAEKLGLKVMEEAGLKPGEIDKLQQIPWREYIDITTRAVEKFAEEAKKMNISRGGFSPVADGVTMNDQPFFSDPNHFSADIPLIINTTFHEASPSRTDASLEEITLAGVVEKIKPRFGADAGKIVEAYSQNFPKAKPVEVWAMILSNRKGAIAAADAKVSQRKAPVYVSWFGWQPPLFDGRMRAFHCDDICFWFYNTDLMLTHTGGGKRPRALSTKMAKSFLNFIKTGNPNGGGLPNWKPYTKENGETMILDDACALLNNPDAMARKALG from the coding sequence ATGAAATCAAATCGTAGAAATTTTATCCAATCGCTTGGATTAGGAGCTGCCACATTGAGTCTGGGTTCGAGCCCATTGAATTCGCCTAGTGCTGCTTCATCCAACGATGACCAGCTTCTTTTTGTCGGCGATAACATTGCGGTGGCAAATACCGAATATGGTAAAATACGGGGCTTTTTGCTGCGTGGAATTAATCAATTCTTGGGTATTCCTTATGGTGCTGATACTTCTGGCAAAAACCGATTCATGCCTCCGGTTAAACCTGAGCCCTGGAAAGATATAAAACCCACTGTTTGGTGGGGAAACACCGCTCCTCAAATTATGGAGAAGCGTTATGCAAATGCTTATGCCTCTTTCGTGGATCATTGGAATTACGATGATGTGTCAGAGGATTGTTTGAAATTAAATGTATGGACTCCTGCGATCGATTCAGGAAAGCGACCGGTAGTTGTGTGGTTACACGGGGGTGGATTTACGAATGGAAATGCTATCGAGCAAGATGGTTACCACGGGGAGAATTTGAGCCGTTTAGGCAACATCGTTTTCTGTTCGATTAATCACCGTTTAGGACCTTTCGGGTATTCACATTTAAAGGCAGCCGGAGGTCATCCGCATTCAGGAAATGTGGGCAATTTAGATATGGTGGCTGCATTAGAATGGGTGAAAAATAACATTGCGAATTTCGGGGGAGATCCGAATAACGTAACGATTATCGGCCAGTCTGGCGGTGGAGCTAAAGTGACTTCCTTACTGAATATGCCAGCGGCAAAAGGATTGTTTCATAAAGCAGTGGCTTTGAGTGGAACTTCGTTGACCGGTGTAAACAAAGACTATGCGGAGAAGCTAGGCCTTAAGGTGATGGAAGAAGCGGGTTTGAAGCCAGGTGAAATCGATAAATTACAACAAATTCCGTGGAGAGAATACATTGACATCACGACTCGTGCAGTAGAAAAATTTGCCGAGGAAGCTAAGAAAATGAATATCTCACGTGGCGGATTTTCACCGGTAGCGGATGGGGTGACGATGAATGATCAACCGTTTTTCTCGGATCCGAATCATTTCTCAGCGGACATTCCATTGATCATTAATACAACCTTCCATGAGGCTAGCCCTAGCCGCACTGATGCGAGTTTAGAAGAGATTACTTTAGCAGGCGTAGTGGAGAAAATCAAGCCACGTTTTGGTGCTGATGCGGGCAAAATTGTGGAGGCTTACAGCCAAAACTTCCCTAAGGCAAAACCAGTAGAAGTGTGGGCGATGATCTTATCCAATAGAAAAGGAGCGATCGCTGCTGCGGATGCGAAAGTATCTCAACGCAAAGCGCCTGTTTACGTGTCTTGGTTTGGCTGGCAACCCCCACTATTTGATGGTAGAATGCGCGCGTTCCACTGTGATGACATCTGTTTTTGGTTCTATAATACCGATCTGATGCTAACACATACGGGAGGCGGTAAAAGACCAAGAGCTTTATCAACTAAGATGGCCAAGTCTTTCTTGAACTTCATTAAAACAGGTAATCCGAATGGTGGAGGCCTCCCTAATTGGAAGCCCTACACCAAGGAAAATGGCGAAACGATGATTCTTGATGATGCTTGCGCACTCTTGAATAATCCAGATGCCATGGCAAGGAAAGCCTTAGGTTAA
- a CDS encoding alpha-L-rhamnosidase, translating to MKKSILASLFFLVSLGAQAQFSLQNLQVEYQKAPLGLDEAHPRFSWQMNSTVRNAKQSAYRIVVQTESGQTVWDSKKQNTDISIGIQYAGEALQAKTGYRWTLEVWDSANKKSTSFSHFETGLMNPSLDAWKGADWIGSNDLNFYTHYLSVYKFQYDVQINQGTKASFILGANDPRLQNRNLNIQDVASGPNQSYIKLELDISELSKSDSGQALLQIYRVGYDKKDRADQAFKSFKIPLAIINAANQSQKHTVFAECNFGVFDFYIDKVDKEHKINPTPKNASPYAATGVNLNPIGAGNNFISFPMLSEIGFSTNEGESARFSDVIIRNFRLPSNPLFEAEQNPGLWKGVPFDGKAFNVSGKFSVANPSRNAAPMLRTEFTAATGKTIKSARIYATARGIYELFLNGKRVGDEFFNPGLTQYNKTHTYQIFDVTSLLNKGKNAWGAWLSEGWWSGNITYSGDSWNYFGDRQSLLATLEIRYTDGTEQIIQTNPNTWKSFIDGPIRVGSFFQGEVFDARKNADIEGWSATHFNDNNWKPAAKIGLEGTSFALDYQGMKLVNHLDDRVTVQQVLQAKSIAEPRKGVFVYDMGQNMVGFPKIFIKNGKPGQVITMRFAEVLYPDLAEYAGQKGMIMLENIRAALAQDIHILKGGDEYIQPRFTFHGYRYLEITGIEQAPELPQVAGIVLSSVKNISSSYETSDPMVNKLWSNITWSMRSNFLSIPTDTPARNERMGWSGDINVFSKTATMMAPVNNFMRRHLLGMRDVQRADGRFTDVAPMGGGFGGTLWGSAGIVIPWETYLQYGDKAMLAEHYPAMKRYMTFLDTKVKDGILNEGPLGDWLSPEGNKNDNTLFWMAYQAADLAIVSKVARVLGFTAEADAYLTQSEAKKIAFNEIYVDKTSFKTIKSGVKTGFMGPPNANAAPEASDKGQLMDTQASYAIPLALNVFNATNAPHALAHLVETITRSNKDDQGEARPPYSLMTGFIGTASISEALSANGKHDIAYGLLTTKTYPSWLYSVANGATSIWERLNSYTIENGFGGNNSMNSFNHYSFGAVAAWMYTHSLGIQRDPESPGYQHFILQPTPDPTGKISYAKGNVETMYGNIKSKWSRQGNKTTYRFSIPANTSAQVKLPKGKIVNVAVKTNTNADRISFELGAGVYEFVVEEN from the coding sequence ATGAAAAAGTCGATCCTAGCATCCCTGTTTTTTTTAGTCTCTTTAGGAGCACAAGCGCAGTTCTCCCTACAAAACTTACAAGTCGAATACCAAAAGGCTCCACTCGGGCTTGATGAAGCACATCCGCGCTTTTCGTGGCAGATGAATTCGACTGTTCGCAATGCAAAACAAAGCGCCTATCGAATCGTCGTACAGACAGAATCTGGCCAGACTGTTTGGGATTCCAAAAAGCAAAACACAGACATCTCAATAGGCATTCAATATGCCGGGGAAGCCCTACAAGCGAAAACGGGGTACCGGTGGACGCTGGAGGTTTGGGATTCTGCGAACAAGAAATCGACGTCGTTTTCCCATTTCGAAACGGGTCTAATGAACCCTTCGCTCGACGCTTGGAAAGGGGCAGATTGGATCGGATCCAATGACTTGAATTTCTATACCCATTACCTTTCGGTTTATAAATTTCAATACGATGTCCAAATCAATCAAGGCACGAAGGCGAGCTTTATTTTAGGGGCAAATGATCCCCGATTACAAAATCGCAATCTGAATATTCAGGATGTGGCTAGTGGTCCTAATCAATCCTATATCAAGCTGGAATTAGATATTTCAGAGCTATCAAAGTCGGATTCTGGACAAGCACTTTTACAAATTTATCGCGTGGGATACGATAAAAAAGACCGGGCAGATCAGGCATTTAAAAGCTTTAAAATTCCTTTAGCCATCATCAACGCAGCGAATCAATCTCAAAAACATACCGTATTTGCGGAATGCAATTTTGGGGTGTTTGATTTCTATATTGACAAGGTGGATAAGGAGCATAAAATCAATCCGACTCCTAAGAATGCGAGTCCGTATGCGGCTACCGGGGTGAACTTAAATCCGATAGGTGCTGGAAATAATTTTATCAGCTTCCCTATGCTTTCGGAAATTGGATTTTCGACTAATGAAGGAGAATCCGCCCGTTTCTCCGATGTAATCATCCGAAATTTTAGACTTCCATCGAATCCCTTATTCGAAGCTGAGCAGAACCCTGGATTGTGGAAAGGTGTACCCTTTGATGGCAAGGCTTTTAACGTTTCTGGGAAATTTAGTGTCGCTAATCCGAGCCGAAATGCAGCACCGATGTTGCGCACGGAATTTACAGCTGCTACTGGTAAAACCATTAAAAGTGCCCGCATTTATGCCACAGCACGTGGTATTTATGAGTTATTTCTAAACGGCAAACGCGTGGGTGACGAGTTCTTTAATCCGGGTTTGACGCAATACAACAAGACGCATACCTACCAGATTTTTGATGTGACTTCATTACTAAACAAAGGCAAAAATGCCTGGGGAGCGTGGTTAAGCGAAGGCTGGTGGAGCGGAAATATTACCTACAGTGGCGATAGTTGGAACTATTTTGGCGATCGTCAATCGCTGTTAGCCACGCTCGAAATTCGCTACACAGACGGCACAGAGCAAATCATTCAGACGAATCCAAACACCTGGAAATCATTCATAGATGGACCCATCCGCGTGGGAAGTTTCTTCCAAGGCGAGGTCTTTGATGCGCGAAAAAACGCTGATATCGAAGGTTGGTCAGCGACTCATTTCAATGATAATAACTGGAAGCCGGCTGCAAAAATCGGCTTAGAGGGGACGAGTTTCGCCCTGGATTACCAAGGAATGAAACTCGTGAATCACTTGGATGATCGCGTGACGGTGCAGCAAGTGTTACAGGCAAAATCTATCGCAGAGCCTAGAAAAGGGGTTTTTGTCTATGATATGGGCCAAAACATGGTCGGATTTCCTAAAATCTTTATCAAAAACGGAAAGCCTGGCCAGGTCATCACGATGCGTTTTGCGGAAGTTTTATACCCCGATTTAGCCGAATATGCCGGCCAAAAAGGAATGATCATGCTCGAGAATATCCGAGCGGCTTTGGCACAAGATATCCACATTTTAAAAGGTGGAGACGAATACATTCAACCCCGTTTTACATTCCATGGCTACCGCTACCTCGAAATTACGGGAATCGAACAAGCCCCGGAGTTGCCTCAAGTGGCAGGCATCGTGCTTTCCTCCGTGAAAAACATCAGTTCCTCTTACGAAACTTCGGACCCGATGGTGAACAAATTGTGGTCCAACATCACCTGGTCGATGCGTTCTAATTTCCTTTCGATTCCTACAGACACCCCCGCGAGAAACGAGCGAATGGGCTGGAGCGGTGACATTAATGTGTTCTCCAAAACTGCCACGATGATGGCGCCAGTGAACAACTTCATGCGCCGCCACTTACTAGGCATGCGGGATGTGCAGCGTGCCGACGGCCGATTCACAGATGTGGCGCCGATGGGCGGAGGATTTGGTGGAACCTTATGGGGCAGTGCGGGTATAGTGATTCCGTGGGAAACGTACTTGCAATATGGCGACAAAGCGATGCTGGCGGAACATTATCCGGCGATGAAACGCTATATGACTTTCCTAGATACGAAAGTGAAAGACGGCATTTTGAACGAAGGACCACTAGGCGACTGGTTAAGTCCAGAGGGAAATAAGAATGACAATACCTTGTTTTGGATGGCCTACCAAGCAGCAGATTTAGCGATTGTTTCGAAGGTGGCACGCGTATTAGGTTTCACGGCAGAAGCGGATGCGTATCTAACCCAAAGCGAAGCCAAAAAAATCGCCTTCAATGAAATTTACGTAGACAAAACCTCCTTTAAAACCATTAAATCTGGCGTAAAAACAGGCTTCATGGGACCGCCAAATGCGAATGCTGCGCCGGAAGCATCGGATAAAGGTCAATTAATGGACACGCAAGCGTCTTACGCGATTCCTTTGGCATTAAACGTCTTCAACGCAACTAATGCCCCTCACGCGCTGGCACATTTAGTCGAAACCATCACCCGTTCGAATAAAGACGATCAAGGCGAAGCCCGTCCACCCTATTCCTTGATGACAGGATTCATCGGGACTGCCTCTATTTCCGAGGCCCTTTCAGCAAATGGGAAACACGACATCGCCTACGGATTATTGACGACGAAAACCTACCCTTCCTGGTTGTATTCGGTGGCGAATGGGGCGACGAGTATTTGGGAAAGATTAAATTCGTATACGATTGAAAATGGCTTCGGAGGGAACAACAGTATGAACTCCTTCAACCACTATTCCTTCGGTGCCGTGGCGGCTTGGATGTACACGCATTCGTTAGGGATTCAACGTGATCCAGAAAGCCCTGGTTACCAACATTTCATTTTGCAGCCTACGCCAGATCCTACGGGTAAGATTTCGTATGCTAAAGGGAATGTAGAAACCATGTACGGTAACATCAAAAGTAAGTGGTCGAGGCAAGGAAATAAAACAACTTATCGTTTCTCTATACCGGCGAATACGTCAGCTCAGGTGAAACTACCTAAGGGCAAAATTGTGAATGTGGCAGTGAAAACAAACACCAACGCCGATCGAATAAGTTTCGAACTGGGCGCTGGTGTGTATGAATTTGTAGTGGAAGAAAATTAA